In the genome of Alkalibaculum bacchi, the window TTTATTACAGGAGAAGACGGAAAAGATGTATTTGCACACTTTTCTCAAATCAATGTTGATGGATTCAAAACTTTAGAAGAAGGACAAAATGTAACCTTTGATATAGTTCAAGGTGCTAAAGGTCCTCAAGCTGAGAATATTATGGTCGTTCGTTAATACGCAATAAAAAGCCTTACATTTTAAAGTGTAAGGCTTTTTTTAAGTGCGCCCAGCATGGGCGCAATCTAATGGGTGGAAGTTTTAATGGTGGGAAGTATATAGCCAAGACCAAGAGCGTCCATTAGGGGACTCGTTAGGGACGCGACTTCCATAGGGCCATTATCAATGCATCTAGATACTCTAGACATACTTTGTGTCATTTCTGCTTGACCCAGTTTCTTCTTAAATGCCTTTGTAGTATACTGAACTTCTCGATCACTATGAAAGATAGGTTTTGTGTCAGGGTATTGACTATGGGCTATATCAAAGGTCT includes:
- a CDS encoding cold shock domain-containing protein, translating into FITGEDGKDVFAHFSQINVDGFKTLEEGQNVTFDIVQGAKGPQAENIMVVR